One segment of Myxococcus xanthus DNA contains the following:
- a CDS encoding nucleotide excision repair endonuclease: MPSRGDVRQAPLRAASAHIGARQFRGMEATALAGYGAGLRSRIMESRVAALFAHVREHAENRPGVYRMLGPSDEVLYVGKSVRVRTRLLSYFRAEAHEKAAEIIAHAHRIVWEYTPSEFAALLHEFRLIKSQRPLYNVEHKRDRGHCFIHLTREPVPRLRVVSRASSERGDYYGPFHGRSAMSDVVRAVSDLLELRDCAADTPMRLADQGQLFPLKQEPLCMRGQLSRCLAPCAGGCTRAEYDARVAQARAFLEGTSDTPLTLLRERMALAARRLLFEYAAELRDRAERLELMRGWVVELSQMLKRLSFVYTVPGHGGDDRVYVVRRGSVRAELPAPVTLEQQQALEAKAREILEQPEPETLGFRAHEAQEVMLIARWFRLHPVELNEGPYQPVGPFCFTRASR; this comes from the coding sequence TTGCCCTCCAGAGGCGACGTCCGGCAGGCACCTCTCCGAGCAGCTTCTGCGCACATAGGAGCCCGACAGTTCCGGGGCATGGAAGCGACGGCCCTCGCCGGTTACGGTGCGGGCCTCCGCTCCCGCATCATGGAATCCCGCGTCGCCGCCCTCTTCGCCCACGTGCGCGAGCACGCCGAGAATCGCCCAGGCGTCTACCGGATGCTGGGGCCTTCGGACGAAGTGCTCTACGTGGGCAAGTCCGTGCGGGTGCGCACGCGGCTCTTGTCGTACTTCCGCGCGGAAGCGCACGAGAAGGCGGCGGAAATCATCGCCCACGCGCACCGAATCGTCTGGGAGTACACGCCCAGCGAGTTCGCCGCGCTGCTGCACGAGTTCCGCCTCATCAAGTCACAGCGCCCCCTCTACAACGTGGAGCACAAGCGGGACCGGGGCCACTGCTTCATCCATCTGACGCGCGAGCCCGTCCCCAGGCTGCGCGTGGTGAGTCGCGCCAGCAGCGAGCGCGGCGACTACTACGGGCCCTTCCACGGACGAAGCGCCATGTCCGACGTGGTGCGCGCGGTGAGTGACTTGCTGGAGCTGCGCGACTGCGCGGCGGACACGCCCATGCGACTGGCGGACCAGGGCCAGCTCTTCCCGCTGAAGCAGGAGCCGTTGTGCATGCGCGGGCAGCTCTCGCGCTGCCTGGCGCCCTGCGCCGGGGGCTGTACTCGCGCGGAGTACGACGCGCGCGTCGCCCAGGCCCGCGCCTTCCTCGAAGGGACGTCCGACACGCCGCTGACGCTGCTGCGTGAGCGCATGGCGCTGGCGGCCCGCAGGCTCCTGTTCGAATACGCCGCGGAGCTGCGGGACAGGGCGGAGCGGCTGGAGCTGATGCGCGGCTGGGTGGTGGAGCTGAGCCAGATGCTCAAGCGCCTCTCATTCGTCTACACGGTGCCCGGCCATGGCGGCGATGACCGCGTCTACGTGGTGCGCCGGGGCAGCGTGCGCGCGGAGCTGCCCGCGCCCGTCACGCTCGAGCAACAGCAGGCGCTGGAGGCGAAGGCCCGTGAAATCCTTGAGCAGCCCGAGCCGGAGACGCTGGGCTTCCGTGCACACGAAGCGCAGGAGGTGATGCTCATCGCCCGCTGGTTCCGCCTGCACCCCGTGGAGCTGAACGAAGGGCCCTACCAACCGGTAGGGCCCTTTTGTTTTACACGGGCCTCGCGATGA
- the gstA gene encoding glutathione transferase GstA, which produces MKLFYSPGACSLSPHIILREGGFSFTTEKVDIRAKKTAAGEDFHAINPKGYVPALQLDDGSLLTEGPAIVQFLADQVPDKKLAPANGTLERYRLQEMLNFISTEIHKGFSPLFNPAFPDDVKRLTRERLAQRLGVLEVVVAKQAFLLGDQFTVADAYLFTTLNWAGHTKVDLEPFPALRAYHARVADRPSVQEALKAEGLAK; this is translated from the coding sequence ATGAAACTCTTCTACTCCCCTGGCGCCTGTTCGCTGTCGCCCCACATCATCCTGCGTGAGGGCGGCTTCTCCTTCACCACCGAGAAGGTGGACATCCGCGCCAAGAAGACGGCGGCGGGCGAGGACTTCCACGCCATCAACCCCAAGGGCTATGTCCCGGCGCTCCAGTTGGATGACGGCAGCCTGCTGACCGAGGGCCCCGCCATCGTCCAGTTCCTCGCCGACCAGGTCCCCGACAAGAAGCTGGCCCCGGCCAACGGCACGCTGGAGCGCTACCGCCTCCAGGAGATGCTCAACTTCATCTCCACCGAGATTCACAAGGGCTTCAGCCCCCTGTTCAACCCGGCGTTCCCGGATGACGTCAAGCGGCTGACGCGTGAGCGGCTCGCGCAGCGCCTGGGCGTGCTGGAGGTGGTGGTGGCGAAGCAGGCGTTCCTGCTGGGCGACCAGTTCACCGTGGCGGACGCGTACCTCTTCACGACGCTCAACTGGGCCGGGCACACCAAGGTGGACCTGGAGCCCTTCCCCGCGCTGCGCGCCTATCACGCCCGCGTGGCGGACCGGCCCTCCGTGCAGGAGGCCCTGAAGGCGGAAGGCCTCGCGAAGTGA
- a CDS encoding VOC family protein codes for MTAAFVKLLVTDSARSVAFYEALGFTRVSAEPPFVHLRWAEALDVYLVTPPPQLKLEGRRGTGVLVGLRAEAPHSLDEVLLRAQAQGAAVDGPTVQPWYTRELIVTDPDGYRLNFIEPA; via the coding sequence GTGACGGCGGCCTTCGTCAAGCTGCTCGTCACGGACAGCGCGCGCTCGGTGGCCTTCTATGAGGCGCTGGGCTTCACGCGCGTGAGCGCCGAGCCCCCCTTCGTCCACCTCCGGTGGGCGGAGGCCCTGGATGTGTACCTGGTCACCCCGCCGCCGCAGCTGAAGCTGGAAGGCCGTCGCGGCACGGGGGTGCTCGTCGGCCTCCGCGCCGAGGCGCCCCACAGCCTGGACGAGGTGCTCCTGCGGGCCCAGGCCCAGGGCGCCGCCGTGGACGGCCCCACGGTTCAGCCCTGGTACACCCGGGAACTCATCGTCACCGACCCGGACGGCTACCGGCTGAACTTCATCGAGCCGGCGTAG